In Mastomys coucha isolate ucsf_1 unplaced genomic scaffold, UCSF_Mcou_1 pScaffold5, whole genome shotgun sequence, one genomic interval encodes:
- the Spaca3 gene encoding sperm acrosome membrane-associated protein 3 isoform X1: MSRRNIRKRGSCLDPWSGLVNCLPSHSSALHLCHRMEARNRAPRRQLCLPGITWLVLAYLLSCLVASSKAKVFSRCELAKELHGFGLEGYRGYNLADWVCLAYYTSGFNTDAVDHEADGSTNNGIFQISSRKWCKTLSPNGPNICRIYCTDLLNNDLKDSVICVMKIVQEPLGLGYWEAWRHHCQGRDLSDWVDGCDF, translated from the exons ATGTCAAGACGAAACATAAGGAAACG gGGCAGCTGTCTGGACCCTTGGTCAGGGCTGGTGAACTGTCTGCCATCCCACAGTTCAGCCCTCCACCTGTGCCATCGCATGGAAGCTAGGAACCGGGCTCCCAGAAGACAGCTGTGCCTGCCTGGGATCACTTGGCTGGTCCTGGCATATCTACTCAGCTGCCTGGTTGCCTCCAGCAAGGCCAAGGTCTTCAGTCGCTGTGAGCTGGCCAAAGAGCTGCATGGCTTCGGTCTGGAAGGCTACCGGGGATATAACCTGGCTGACT GGGTCTGCCTTGCTTACTACACAAGTGGCTTCAACACAGATGCTGTGGATCATGAAGCTGATGGAAGCACCAACAATGGCATCTTCCAGATCAGCAGCCGGAAGTGGTGCAAAACTCTCAGCCCAAATGGCCCCAATATTTGCAGGATCTACTGCACTG ATTTGTTGAACAATGATCTCAAAGATTCTGTCATCTGTGTCATGAAGATAGTTCAAGAGCCCCTGGGTCTGGGCTATTG GGAAGCCTGGAGGCACCACTGCCAGGGCAGGGACCTCAGTGACTGGGTGGATGGCTGTGACTTCTAG
- the Spaca3 gene encoding sperm acrosome membrane-associated protein 3 isoform X2 yields MEARNRAPRRQLCLPGITWLVLAYLLSCLVASSKAKVFSRCELAKELHGFGLEGYRGYNLADWVCLAYYTSGFNTDAVDHEADGSTNNGIFQISSRKWCKTLSPNGPNICRIYCTDLLNNDLKDSVICVMKIVQEPLGLGYWEAWRHHCQGRDLSDWVDGCDF; encoded by the exons ATGGAAGCTAGGAACCGGGCTCCCAGAAGACAGCTGTGCCTGCCTGGGATCACTTGGCTGGTCCTGGCATATCTACTCAGCTGCCTGGTTGCCTCCAGCAAGGCCAAGGTCTTCAGTCGCTGTGAGCTGGCCAAAGAGCTGCATGGCTTCGGTCTGGAAGGCTACCGGGGATATAACCTGGCTGACT GGGTCTGCCTTGCTTACTACACAAGTGGCTTCAACACAGATGCTGTGGATCATGAAGCTGATGGAAGCACCAACAATGGCATCTTCCAGATCAGCAGCCGGAAGTGGTGCAAAACTCTCAGCCCAAATGGCCCCAATATTTGCAGGATCTACTGCACTG ATTTGTTGAACAATGATCTCAAAGATTCTGTCATCTGTGTCATGAAGATAGTTCAAGAGCCCCTGGGTCTGGGCTATTG GGAAGCCTGGAGGCACCACTGCCAGGGCAGGGACCTCAGTGACTGGGTGGATGGCTGTGACTTCTAG